One window of the Klebsiella sp. WP3-W18-ESBL-02 genome contains the following:
- the nuoE gene encoding NADH-quinone oxidoreductase subunit NuoE, protein MHENQQPQTEAFELSAAEREAIEHEKHHYEDPRAASIEALKIVQKQRGWVPDGAIYAIADVLGIPASDVEGVATFYSQIFRQPVGRHVIRYCDSVVCHITGYQGIQAAIEKKLNIKPGQTTFDGRFTLLPTCCLGNCDKGPTMMIDEDTHSHLTPEAIPDLLEQYK, encoded by the coding sequence ATGCACGAGAATCAACAACCACAAACCGAGGCTTTTGAGCTGAGTGCGGCAGAGCGTGAAGCCATTGAGCACGAGAAGCACCACTACGAAGACCCGCGTGCGGCGTCCATTGAAGCGCTGAAAATCGTTCAGAAACAGCGCGGCTGGGTACCGGACGGCGCCATTTACGCTATTGCCGACGTGCTGGGTATTCCGGCGAGCGACGTCGAAGGCGTGGCGACGTTCTACAGCCAGATTTTCCGCCAGCCGGTCGGTCGTCACGTGATTCGCTACTGCGACAGCGTGGTGTGCCACATTACCGGTTACCAGGGTATTCAGGCGGCAATCGAGAAGAAGCTGAACATCAAACCGGGTCAAACCACCTTTGATGGTCGCTTCACGCTGCTGCCGACCTGCTGCCTGGGCAACTGCGACAAGGGGCCGACCATGATGATTGATGAGGACACTCACAGCCATCTGACGCCGGAAGCCATTCCTGACCTGCTGGAGCAGTATAAATAA
- the nuoF gene encoding NADH-quinone oxidoreductase subunit NuoF codes for MKNIILTPETHPLTWRLRDDKQPVWLEEYQAKNGYAGARKALTGMAPDEIVNQVKDAGLKGRGGAGFSTGLKWSLMPKDESMNIRYLLCNADEMEPGTYKDRLLMEQLPHLLVEGMLISAFALKAYRGYIFLRGEYIEAAQHLRSAIAEATEAGLLGKNILGTGFDFELFVHTGAGRYICGEETALINSLEGRRANPRSKPPFPASSGVWGKPTCVNNVETLCNVPAILANGVEWYQNISKSKDAGTKLMGFSGRVKNPGLWELPFGTTAREILEDYAGGMRDGLKFKAWQPGGAGTDFLTEAHLDLPMEFESIGKAGSRLGTALAMAVDHEIGMVSLVRNLEEFFARESCGWCTPCRDGLPWSVKILRALEKGEGQPGDIETLEQLCRFLGPGKTFCAHAPGAVEPLQSAIKYFRDEFEAGIKQQFSNTHAINGIQPNLLKTRW; via the coding sequence ATGAAGAATATTATTCTGACTCCCGAAACCCATCCGCTGACCTGGCGTCTTCGTGACGACAAGCAGCCGGTGTGGCTGGAAGAGTATCAGGCGAAAAACGGCTATGCCGGGGCGCGAAAAGCGCTCACCGGGATGGCGCCGGACGAGATCGTCAACCAGGTAAAAGACGCTGGCCTGAAAGGGCGCGGCGGCGCGGGCTTTTCCACCGGTCTGAAGTGGAGCCTGATGCCGAAAGACGAATCCATGAATATCCGTTACCTGCTGTGTAACGCCGATGAAATGGAGCCGGGTACCTACAAAGACCGCCTGCTGATGGAACAGCTGCCGCACCTGCTGGTGGAAGGCATGCTGATCTCCGCGTTTGCCCTGAAGGCGTACCGCGGCTACATCTTCCTGCGTGGGGAATATATTGAAGCGGCGCAGCATCTGCGTAGTGCCATTGCGGAAGCCACCGAAGCGGGCCTGCTCGGGAAGAACATTCTCGGCACCGGCTTTGACTTCGAGCTGTTCGTGCACACCGGCGCCGGGCGTTATATCTGCGGTGAAGAAACCGCGCTGATTAACTCCCTCGAAGGCCGCCGCGCCAACCCGCGCTCCAAGCCGCCGTTCCCGGCAAGCTCCGGCGTATGGGGCAAACCGACCTGCGTCAACAACGTCGAAACGCTGTGTAACGTTCCGGCGATTCTGGCTAACGGCGTCGAGTGGTACCAGAACATCTCGAAAAGCAAAGATGCCGGTACCAAGCTGATGGGCTTCTCCGGCCGCGTGAAAAACCCGGGGCTGTGGGAGCTGCCGTTCGGCACGACGGCGCGTGAAATTCTCGAAGACTACGCGGGCGGCATGCGCGATGGCCTGAAGTTCAAAGCCTGGCAGCCAGGCGGCGCGGGGACCGACTTCCTGACCGAAGCGCACCTTGACCTGCCGATGGAATTCGAAAGCATCGGTAAAGCGGGCAGCCGTCTGGGGACGGCGCTGGCGATGGCCGTCGACCACGAGATTGGCATGGTGTCGCTGGTGCGTAACCTGGAAGAGTTCTTCGCCCGTGAGTCCTGCGGTTGGTGTACGCCGTGCCGCGACGGCCTGCCGTGGAGCGTGAAAATTCTGCGCGCCCTTGAAAAGGGTGAAGGCCAGCCTGGCGATATCGAGACGCTTGAGCAACTGTGTCGATTCTTAGGGCCGGGTAAAACCTTCTGCGCGCATGCGCCTGGTGCGGTTGAGCCGCTGCAGAGCGCCATTAAGTATTTCCGCGACGAATTCGAGGCAGGCATTAAGCAGCAGTTCAGCAATACCCATGCAATCAACGGGATTCAGCCGAACCTGCTTAAGACGCGCTGGTAA